In Hemiscyllium ocellatum isolate sHemOce1 chromosome 33, sHemOce1.pat.X.cur, whole genome shotgun sequence, the following are encoded in one genomic region:
- the LOC132831304 gene encoding ATP synthase subunit f, mitochondrial-like: protein MADRPVPVAEKPLMNVKLGELSRWITGRDFTPNGVIGALRRGHDRYYNKYINVKRGGIGGIAMLLTGYVLLSYIWEYDHLKHERWRKYH, encoded by the exons ATGGCGGACAGACCAG TCCCAGTTGCAGAGAAACCTCTGATGAATGTGAAGCTAGGGGAGCTGTCCCGATGGATCACTGGACGAGATTTCACACCCAATGGCGTTATTGGGGCTTTGCGTAGAG GCCACGACCGATACTACAATAAGTACATTAATGTGAAGCGAGGTGGCATTGGGGGAATTGCCATGTTGCTGACTGGTTATGTTCTGCTCAGTTACATCTGGGAGTACGATCACCTCA AGCACGAGCGATGGAGGAAGTACCATTGA